Proteins from a genomic interval of Deltaproteobacteria bacterium:
- a CDS encoding thiamine pyrophosphate-binding protein, protein MKNQFDGGDAIVEAFRKLGVEYILSSPGTEWAPVWESMAKQAHRRKDGPKLLDVWHETLAVDMAAGYTLATGRMQGVLLHAGAGLLQGAMGIHAAFVAGVPMVVISGESMTYGEQPEFDPGAQWIGNLSIVGGTTHLVDAIVKYGSVAGSVHTLYESVIRAGELAQRQPTGPTYLSVSTETLMDGWTPPANPRMVPSAPRLLTAPEDIAKLAAELSKAKRPVVLTEGAGQEVETYEALIALCEKFALPVVEKPGALFANFPKDHPLYQGTDIKPFWNDMDLALVVRVRVPWYPPSSRPPKASVAMVDEVPHNSAMAYQSHQADLYLEGNVAQTLRDLAAAATVDKAAVEARRKDLSAAHDAMVEKRNAAQAAARKQTPIDPVWLCASLNAVMPKDTIYIDEVTTHTATLRQHLVWNQPQSLFTRQGGLGQGLGLSLGIKLGKPERQVVTLIGDGAFLYNPALGCLGASRDYKLPFMAVIFNNKKYAAMQGMHQKMYPDGIAAEIDLYHGTHIHAPDFVKVAESVGGYGEQVTDPEKLQDALKRGLEANGRGQLAIIDVSVA, encoded by the coding sequence ATGAAAAACCAGTTCGACGGCGGTGACGCCATCGTTGAAGCATTCCGCAAGCTCGGAGTCGAATACATTCTATCTTCTCCAGGCACTGAATGGGCGCCGGTATGGGAATCCATGGCCAAGCAGGCGCACCGGCGCAAGGATGGTCCCAAACTTTTGGACGTATGGCACGAAACCCTCGCCGTCGACATGGCGGCGGGTTACACGCTTGCCACCGGTCGGATGCAGGGCGTGTTGCTGCACGCGGGCGCCGGCCTCTTGCAGGGCGCGATGGGGATTCACGCCGCCTTTGTCGCCGGGGTGCCGATGGTGGTGATCTCAGGCGAGTCGATGACCTACGGCGAGCAGCCCGAGTTCGACCCGGGCGCCCAGTGGATCGGCAATCTCAGCATCGTCGGCGGCACGACGCACCTGGTCGATGCGATCGTCAAATATGGCTCGGTAGCGGGCAGTGTCCACACGCTCTACGAAAGCGTCATCCGCGCCGGCGAGCTGGCGCAGCGCCAACCGACGGGACCGACTTACCTGTCGGTTTCGACGGAAACGTTGATGGATGGCTGGACGCCGCCGGCCAATCCACGCATGGTTCCGTCCGCGCCGCGCCTGCTGACTGCGCCGGAGGATATTGCAAAGCTTGCCGCCGAGCTCTCGAAGGCGAAACGCCCCGTGGTGCTCACCGAAGGCGCCGGCCAGGAGGTCGAGACCTACGAGGCGTTGATCGCGCTGTGCGAGAAGTTCGCGCTGCCGGTGGTCGAGAAGCCCGGCGCCCTGTTCGCCAACTTCCCCAAGGATCATCCACTTTATCAAGGCACCGACATCAAACCGTTCTGGAACGACATGGACCTCGCGCTCGTCGTGCGGGTGCGTGTCCCATGGTACCCGCCGAGCAGCCGTCCGCCTAAGGCATCCGTCGCCATGGTCGACGAAGTGCCGCACAATTCGGCGATGGCCTATCAGAGCCATCAGGCTGACCTGTACCTGGAAGGCAACGTCGCGCAGACGCTACGCGATTTGGCCGCTGCCGCCACGGTCGACAAGGCGGCGGTGGAGGCAAGACGCAAAGATCTCAGCGCTGCGCACGATGCGATGGTCGAGAAAAGAAATGCGGCACAAGCAGCGGCGCGTAAGCAGACACCGATCGATCCGGTGTGGCTGTGCGCGTCTCTGAATGCCGTGATGCCCAAAGATACAATCTATATCGATGAGGTCACGACTCACACCGCCACACTGCGCCAACATCTCGTATGGAACCAGCCGCAAAGCTTGTTCACCCGCCAGGGCGGTCTCGGACAGGGGCTGGGTCTTTCGCTGGGGATTAAGTTGGGCAAGCCGGAGCGGCAGGTCGTGACGCTGATCGGCGACGGTGCGTTCCTGTACAACCCGGCGCTTGGCTGCCTTGGAGCGTCGCGCGATTACAAACTGCCGTTCATGGCGGTTATCTTTAACAACAAGAAATACGCCGCCATGCAGGGCATGCATCAGAAGATGTATCCGGACGGGATCGCCGCGGAAATCGATCTCTACCACGGTACCCACATCCACGCACCCGACTTCGTCAAGGTCGCCGAATCCGTCGGCGGCTACGGCGAGCAGGTGACCGATCCAGAGAAACTCCAGGACGCGCTGAAGCGCGGCCTCGAAGCCAACGGGAGAGGCCAGCTGGCGATCATCGATGTGAGCGTTGCATAG
- a CDS encoding adenylate/guanylate cyclase domain-containing protein codes for MNVRRTRLITGLILLTYLSTHLLNHALGLISLDAMEWGRYWFLLLWRNPLGTIALYGALLTHFSLALWALYQRRRLRLPFWEALQLLLGLTIPALLSIHIVGTRLMHEYFGVDDSYRLMVLTLWHASPVAGLRQATLILIAWTHGCIGFGFWLRLKPWFNRWAPYLLTVALLLPVCGLLGFVSAGREISNLIANQPAWLNSFLLAAKVPPQSQRQLLYDINDGIWWFCGIGLLIALCARIVRHWSEGGTRVRIAYPGGQIVQAPRNFSVLEASRLHGIPHASVCGGRGRCSTCRIRVVAGFSALPSAGAGEQKVLQRVGAAPNVRLACQLRPTHDLSVAPMLPAGAQPDAGYLPPSYLAGQELNIAVLFADIRSFTGIAEQKLPYDLVFLLNQYFESVGEAIVAAGGIVDKFIGDGAMALFGVDSGPEEGCRQAVTAAVKMLEGIDRLSRDFAADLAEPLRIGIGIHCGPAVVGRMGYGTAITLTAIGDTVNVASRLQDLTKEYKCQLIFSEEVAK; via the coding sequence ATGAATGTTCGGCGCACACGGTTAATTACCGGGTTAATCCTGCTGACCTATCTGTCGACGCATTTGCTCAATCATGCGCTCGGTTTGATTTCCCTCGACGCCATGGAATGGGGGCGCTATTGGTTTTTGCTTTTGTGGCGCAATCCGCTCGGGACGATCGCGTTGTACGGCGCGCTCCTGACACACTTCAGTTTGGCGCTGTGGGCTTTGTACCAGCGGCGCCGATTGCGCTTGCCGTTTTGGGAAGCGCTGCAGTTGCTTCTCGGTCTGACGATTCCCGCGCTGCTGTCGATTCACATCGTCGGCACACGCTTGATGCATGAATATTTCGGCGTCGACGATTCCTATCGCTTGATGGTCCTCACGTTGTGGCATGCTTCGCCGGTGGCCGGCCTGCGCCAGGCGACGCTGATTTTAATCGCTTGGACGCATGGCTGCATCGGCTTTGGTTTTTGGTTAAGGCTGAAACCTTGGTTCAATCGGTGGGCGCCGTATTTATTGACAGTCGCTTTGTTGCTGCCGGTGTGCGGTCTGTTGGGCTTCGTATCCGCGGGACGGGAAATTTCCAACTTGATCGCCAATCAGCCCGCCTGGCTCAATAGTTTTCTCCTCGCCGCCAAGGTGCCGCCGCAGAGTCAGCGCCAGCTGCTTTATGACATTAACGACGGCATCTGGTGGTTTTGCGGCATCGGTTTGCTCATCGCTCTATGCGCGCGCATCGTGCGCCACTGGTCCGAAGGCGGGACGCGCGTGCGCATCGCATATCCGGGCGGGCAGATCGTCCAAGCGCCGCGCAACTTTTCGGTTCTGGAAGCGAGCCGGCTCCACGGTATTCCCCATGCATCGGTTTGCGGCGGGCGCGGCCGTTGCTCGACTTGCCGGATTCGCGTTGTTGCCGGTTTCTCCGCATTGCCATCGGCGGGCGCCGGCGAACAAAAAGTTTTGCAGCGGGTCGGCGCCGCGCCCAACGTGCGCTTAGCTTGTCAACTACGGCCGACCCATGATTTGAGCGTCGCGCCCATGTTGCCGGCGGGCGCGCAGCCGGATGCGGGCTACTTGCCGCCGAGTTATCTCGCCGGCCAGGAACTCAACATCGCGGTGCTGTTCGCCGACATCCGTTCGTTCACCGGCATCGCCGAGCAGAAGCTGCCCTACGATTTAGTTTTTCTGCTCAATCAATATTTCGAGTCGGTGGGCGAGGCGATCGTCGCAGCTGGCGGCATCGTCGACAAGTTCATCGGCGACGGCGCCATGGCGTTGTTCGGCGTCGATAGCGGACCGGAAGAAGGCTGCCGCCAGGCGGTGACGGCGGCGGTAAAGATGCTCGAAGGCATCGATCGTTTGAGCCGAGATTTTGCCGCCGATCTCGCCGAGCCGCTGCGCATCGGCATCGGCATTCACTGCGGCCCGGCGGTGGTCGGCCGCATGGGTTACGGCACGGCGATAACGCTCACCGCCATCGGCGATACGGTGAATGTGGCGAGCCGCCTGCAAGATTTGACCAAGGAATATAAATGTCAGCTGATTTTTTCCGAGGAAGTCGCCAAGTAA